The genomic region CGCAGCAGCAGGCCGATCTCGGTGACCTGGCCGAGGCCATCCACTCGCACCGGCACTGCCTCGACGTAGAGGATCGGCATGCGCTGACGCACCTGCTCCAGCTCGAGGTCGCTGAGCCAGCCGGGGCCGACGCCGGGCAGTGCCCCGCCGTCGAGCGCGCTCGCGTCGAGCGCCTCGTCCACCCCCGCGGAGTCCCGCGACGGCAGGGAGTCATCCGGATCCGGATCGGGAGTGCGCACCGCCATGGCTCGATCTTACGGATGCTCTTGTCCGCAGCGGCCCACGCCTACGGATGCGCGTTCCCACCGCCCGAGATCGCCGACAGCACGACCCCCACCGGGATGCTCACCAGCAGCACCACGAGCACCGCACCGCACGCCCACGCCCAGACCCGTCGCCCCGGCACGGTGTGCCTCAGCTGCACGAGCTGCGCGACGAGCACGGCGGCGAGCAGCACTCCGCCGACCGCGACCACGACCGGGATGCCCGCCAGGTCGCCGCCCGCGACGGCAGCGTTCCCGAGGTTCCAGCCCACGAACACGAGCACGAAGCCGCGCGCTGTGAGGGGCGCGGGCGCGATCATCCTCTGCACGCCGAACAGGCACTGCGCCACGCCGCACACGAGCACGAGGTAGGCGGCGAGCCACGATCCGTCGCTCCAGGACAGCGGGCCGGCCGCCGCCGACACGAGCCCGCCGAGCACGACGAACGCGGCACCGGCGACGACGAAGGCCGTCGCCCACCGGTCCCAGAGCGACCGCCCGGCGTTCGACGCCTGCGCGTAGTCGAAGGCGTGCGGCCCGCGGACCTTCGGAACCGGTCGCCGCTCCGTGCGCGACACCGTGCGATCCGTCATCGCTCCGCTCCTCGTCACGCCGCGCTGTCGGGAAGCACGGAGGCCAGCTGCAGCCGCCACGCCTCCGGCCCGCGTTCGAGGTAGGTCACCTCGAACCGGTCGCCGTGCCGCTCCCCGATCTGCCGCAGCAGCGGCAGCGGATCGTGCCCTGCGACGAGCACGATGCCGCCGTCGGCGCCGAGCGAGTCGAGGGCGCCGAGCACGACGGCGTGCCGGATGGCGTGCGGAACCGTGCGCACGTCGAGTTCCGGGTACTCTCGGGCATCCTCTTCGCCGCACGTGCAGTCCGCGGGATGTGCGGACTTCTCCGAGAGCACCAGCGGGGTGACGCCCGCCGGCGGCGTCGTGAGGTCGGCGAGGTGGGCGTCCACGGCGACGCCCGCTGCGTGCTGGGAGGCGTGGTCGCGCCCGTCGTGGTGGTGGTCGTGGTCGCTCGTTTGCCCGCTGGTCGCGACGTGGTCGGCGAGGATGAGCAGCAGGTGCACCGCCGTCACGCCGTAGAGCGAGTGCGGCACCCGCGCGGCGACGTACAGCGAGCCGCCGGTGTCGAAGCGCGTGACGACACCCTCGGTGTCGATGTCGACCGTGCCCTCGACCACCTGGATGAGGATCGGCACGGCCGCCTGGTGTTCGCGCATGGTCTCGCCCTCGTCAAGCGCGATGCGCACGGCGGTGAAGCCGGGAGCCTTGAGGATGCGCCGGGTCGCCACCGCCCCCGGACGCATCGGCAGCAGGCCGGTCACCCCGGCTGCGTCGTGCGCGATCACGCGGGTGCCGTGCGTGGCGACGGCGTCTGTGGTGGGCGTGTTCACGGGGTCCTCCTCGAGGTGCCAGCTGTGCCCGATGTCCGCGCCCGACGAAGAGAGGGGCTTTTAGAGCACGAAATTCCTGTTTATTCTAGGCGTAGATCGCTTCCGCCGACCACCCGATCGACGGCGAACGCGAAAGGAGCGTCACAGATGGTCTTCGTCATCGCAGAACCCTGCATCGACGTCATGGATCGTGCGTGCGTCGATGAATGTCCCGTCGACTGCATCTACGAGGGCGGCAGGTCCCTCTACATCCACCCCGACGAATGCATCGACTGCGGCGCCTGCGAACCCGTGTGCCCCGTGCAGGCCATCTTCTACAACGCCGACCTGCCCGCCGAGTGGCAGGAGTACGAAGACGACAACGCGCGCTTCTTCACCCAGACCCTCCCGGGGCGGGACGAACCGCTCGGCTCTCCCGGTGGAGCGGCGAAGCTCGGACCGATCGGGGCCGACACACCCCTCGTCGCCGAGTTCCCGCCCCGGGAGTGACCGTCCGCTCGCTCGGCCAGTCAGCGCGCTCAGCTAGCCGGCGCGACGCGACTCAGTCGCTCTCGTCGTCCTCGCCGAGCGCGTCGACCACGAGGGCTGCCAGCTCGTCGGGCCTCGTGTACTGCGGCCAGTGGCCGGTGGGCAGCCCCACGATGTGCAGCGACGACAGCCTCGACACCTCGTCGAGCCACGGTGCACCGCCGTCGATGTACTCGTTCATCTCCTCCGGCGTCATGCTCGAGGTGATGATGGTCGTCGGCACATCGAGCCGCTTCTCGTCGTGCACGTGCAGCGGGTCGACCGCCGCGTGTGCGGGCGATGGATGCGTGTGGCTCGCGATCTGCGCGCCCAGCTCGGGAGTGATGTCGCGCACGTCCTGCTCCTCGAAGGCATCCCATCCCGGGAACGGCATGTCGGCGTCATCGTGCGGAATCTCGTCGTTCACGATGGCCCCCTCGCCACCCGGCCACGAGTCGACGTAGACCACGCGCGTGACCCGGTCGGGACGTCTGTCGACAGCACCGTTGGCCACGAGCGCCCCGCCGCTGTGCGCGACCAGGGCCACTTCTTCGTCTGCGGGCGCGTGGTCGATGAGGTCGACGACGTAGTCGATGTGCGAATCCAGCGTGATGTGGCTGCGATCGGTCTCGTCGGACTCCAGGCCCGGCATCGTGAGCGGATGCGCGTGGTAGCCGGCCCGATCGACGGCGCGGGTCACGACATCCCACGACGATGCATCCAGCCAGAGTCCCGGGATCAGAAAGGTCTGCATGGGGCGACGGTACCCCGCCCCGCCGACAGCGGCATCAGGCACCCGTGCGTGTCAGTCGCCTGTGCTCGCCACCGCTCGACAGGACTCCATCCACTCGGCCATGCGAGCCAGCTCGCACGTCTCTCGTGTCAGTCGCCTGTGCTCGCCACCGCTCGACAGGGACTCCATCCACTCGGCCATGCGAGCCAGCTCGCACGTCTCTCGTGTCAGTCGCCTGTGCTGTGATGGATCGATGAGTGAGGTGCTCGAACGCTTCTCCCCCGCCACGCGCGCGTGGTTCGAGGGTGCGTTCGAGGCGCCCACTGCGGCGCAGCTCGGGGCGTGGGATGCCATCTCCCGCGGCGAACACACGCTCGTCATCGCGCCGACCGGATCGGGCAAGACCCTCGCCTCCTTCCTCTGGGCGATCGACCGGCTGATGCACGAGGCCGTCGAGCCCGGCATGCTCGCCGGGCTCGAGGCGCCGACCGGCGGGACGGCGACAGGCTCGAAGAAGACCCGCGGCACCCGCGTCCTCTACATCTCCCCCCTGAAGGCGCTCGGTGTCGACGTGGAGCGCAACCTGCGCTCACCGCTCGTGGGCATCACGCAGACGGCGAAGCGTCTCGGCACCGAGCCGCCGCGTGTCACGGTCGGCGTGCGCAGCGGCGACACTCCCGCGAACGAGCGCCGCACTCTGCTGACGAAGCCGCCGGACATCCTCATCACCACGCCGGAGTCCCTCTTCCTCATGCTCACCTCGCAGGCGCGCGAGACGCTCGCGAACGTGCAGACCGTGATCGTCGACGAGGTGCACGCGGTCGCGGCGACCAAGCGCGGCGCCCACTTCGCGGTGTCGCTTGAGCGACTGGACGCCATGCTGCCGAAGCCCGTGCAGCGCGTCGGCCTCTCCGCCACGGTACGTCCGCCGGAAGAGGTGGCTCGATTCCTCGGCGGCCGCAACCCGGTCACGATCGTGGCGCCGGCGTCCCAGAAGCGCTTCGATCTGAAGGTGGTCGTGCCGGTCGAGGACATGCGCGACGTGAGCCCGTCGGCGCACGACGACGACCAGAGCCCGCAGGGCGGATCCATCTGGCCGCACGTCGAAGAGGCGATCGTCGACCGCGTGCTCGAACACCGCTCCTCGATCGTGTTCGCGAACTCGCGACGGCTCGCCGAGCGCCTCACGGCCCGCATGAACGAGATCTACGAGGAGCGGCTGAGCGAAGCGGCCGCCCCGTTCCCCGAGCACGTGAGGCGCGTCGACGGGCCGCCCGTGCCGCTCGGGCGAGCGCTTGAC from Humibacter ginsenosidimutans harbors:
- a CDS encoding DUF2249 domain-containing protein yields the protein MNTPTTDAVATHGTRVIAHDAAGVTGLLPMRPGAVATRRILKAPGFTAVRIALDEGETMREHQAAVPILIQVVEGTVDIDTEGVVTRFDTGGSLYVAARVPHSLYGVTAVHLLLILADHVATSGQTSDHDHHHDGRDHASQHAAGVAVDAHLADLTTPPAGVTPLVLSEKSAHPADCTCGEEDAREYPELDVRTVPHAIRHAVVLGALDSLGADGGIVLVAGHDPLPLLRQIGERHGDRFEVTYLERGPEAWRLQLASVLPDSAA
- a CDS encoding alpha/beta fold hydrolase yields the protein MQTFLIPGLWLDASSWDVVTRAVDRAGYHAHPLTMPGLESDETDRSHITLDSHIDYVVDLIDHAPADEEVALVAHSGGALVANGAVDRRPDRVTRVVYVDSWPGGEGAIVNDEIPHDDADMPFPGWDAFEEQDVRDITPELGAQIASHTHPSPAHAAVDPLHVHDEKRLDVPTTIITSSMTPEEMNEYIDGGAPWLDEVSRLSSLHIVGLPTGHWPQYTRPDELAALVVDALGEDDESD
- the fdxA gene encoding ferredoxin, which encodes MVFVIAEPCIDVMDRACVDECPVDCIYEGGRSLYIHPDECIDCGACEPVCPVQAIFYNADLPAEWQEYEDDNARFFTQTLPGRDEPLGSPGGAAKLGPIGADTPLVAEFPPRE